From Juglans regia cultivar Chandler chromosome 6, Walnut 2.0, whole genome shotgun sequence, the proteins below share one genomic window:
- the LOC108989519 gene encoding heptahelical transmembrane protein 2-like has translation MSSHRRRGAKSHERVTNDEKEIKTRTTSQRFERRLVKYQELPEYMKDNEYILDYYRCEWPLKHALLSLFAWHNETLNIWTHLGGFMIFAGLMVMSVMEKAEIGGLLGSWSRVPVPRTLTNISDGIFPDSHLRHISGSSVLHAHKEDSSETPIIPRWPWFVFLAGAMGCLVCSSLSHLLACHSKRFNFVFWRLDYAGISLMIVCSFFAPIYYAFLCNPYSRFFYLSSISVLGILVIITLLAPALSTSRFRSFRTSLFLGMGFSGVIPAAHSVALNWGHPHIFVALGYELVMAVLYAAGAGFYVSRIPERWKPGAFDIAGHSHQIFHVFVVLGAVAHTAATLVVFDFRRASPTC, from the exons ATGAGTAGCCATCGGCGAAGAGGCGCCAAGAGCCACGAACGAGTCACCAACGACGAGAAGGAGATCAAGACGAGGACGACGTCGCAGAGATTTGAGAGGCGATTGGTGAAGTACCAGGAGTTGCCGGAGTATATGAAGGACAACGAGTATATTTTGGACTATTACCGGTGCGAGTGGCCGCTGAAGCACGCGCTGCTCAGCCTCTTCGCTTGGCACAATGAAACTCTGAACATCTGGAC GCATTTGGGGGGGTTTATGATATTTGCGGGATTGATGGTGATGAGTGTGATGGAGAAGGCGGAGATTGGAGGCCTGCTTGGGAGTTGGTCCAG GGTTCCCGTACCTAGAACGTTGACGAACATCTCCGACGGAATTTTTCCT GACTCACATTTGAGACACATTTCAGGCTCATCAGTTCTGCATGCACACAAAGAAGACAGTTCTGAGACTCCTATTATTCCTAGATGGCCTTGGTTTGTTTTCCTAGCCGGAGCTATGGGCTGCTTGGTTTGCAGCTCTTTGTCCCACCTCCTTGCTTGCCACTCAAAACGCTTTAACTTTGTCTTCTGGCGTCTAGACTACGCTGGTATTTCCCTTATGATAGTCTGTTCCTTCTTTGCTCCCATCTACTACGCCTTTTTGTGCAACCCCTACTCACGTTTCTTCTATCTTTCATCCATATCCGTGTTGGGTATCCTTGTCATCATCACCCTTCTCGCGCCTGCTCTCTCCACTTCTCGTTTCCGTTCCTTCAGGACCTCCCTGTTCCTCGGCATGGGCTTCTCGGGCGTAATCCCGGCAGCTCATTCCGTTGCTCTCAACTGGGGCCATCCACATATATTTGTTGCCTTAGGATATGAGCTTGTTATGGCAGTTTTGTATGCTGCAGGAGCTGGATTCTATGTTAGCAGGATACCAGAACGATGGAAGCCTGGTGCATTTGATATTGCAGGGCACAGCCACCAGATCTTCCACGTGTTTGTTGTTCTAGGGGCCGTTGCACACACCGCCGCCACTCTGGTTGTTTTCGATTTTCGCCGGGCATCGCCAACCTGCTAG